From the genome of Asterias amurensis chromosome 17, ASM3211899v1, one region includes:
- the LOC139950191 gene encoding calmodulin-regulated spectrin-associated protein 1-B-like isoform X1, translated as MASSYANSTRNSSSSSAHSYKGSSNTPEILPVGQYNSKKAKLCASIRWLVCKAYSSSTVPPDIRTPFFKDKEGEDHLRPAVIYQLSSGELYSRACASIFPPSVHQWQGHWSVIQGLARRGIYVTDDKRIPVTEAVLTQTQRIKLNAHLAVMDAIMTAFTGEVVNIEKIVQAVRRITTFNASSELPFDLENALIFWVNKVCTAEIYRMERERRSQQEQQSQAQVQKVRMRRQQLQPKEPPCVPTIKNVTKDISDGRCLCLLIHHYCPHLFSLDDVDLRESVSFAESVHNLEQIEAFLEKNLPDTHHFTFEDLLYSPEVLRVNILALFSELFHYFEVERPPHLDNNQEQGQKVPATPEGRSRVQQLPPLPISSATKKSFQSESPYARTELRSAASNPEVNRINSGTPQRSHSLLIQRDRKQREGAVSDQDDLASIRRASSLENLEAKQSILAWQGHDESRDRSQSMRDSNTSSLLANVSIDSDLNDSQSFSELNSLSNRNGRLPKVNDHDQQSSSHFENEDDLEVESLTSALSRISQRSEKPVARQVNEELEQRASTEENGRLTDPEFTVTPLSSMSSKDSSDWNRNGQSDSRRGNGNHSSLLRNETFRTANNREFEQSVEQELLKSSETPSRRRLKLDIQPVEMKRTERLLPAVVKPLKEKSNSMNKKEESGEGRRTGRNPREDNHGRLPDANGGGMTTWSRKQGGPDQESPESLDATTPLSGESIADSLAGDYAQQQQRFAWQKPRPAFAPQGNPTPDTNSQEPHVTQAKHGEAFFIHTHLLQPEQSVDSSSLTRTGTGSSFTVSDKQHTASTAFEAGIPVVSSLAELQGMEDEDEESYNRQASPRHSSAHPNLHAAPSQNPNSASHPTERFSSNPHPYPHSSPRTHDQSNPHVHETAFKPNALHSGGDGHGKSFSDSPRVPNAGMVTSNDNIPQPSSMETESSKLHADETQKESGDGVPKPVLMTFDTNLSPNKVSTSISELELKSTSSLANADQDNLTEEKETEKLEPSLLLDTNLTIDKLEPSVIPNSSLVMHSKADLTPSNQPIIVENSCMPLDSANHELDNQVLTTWGANSKQTPLCGINTGGGNPSQHNNQSGLGEFSQLRAKLEEKRRFMDSDKRKLERQWSKQRQRIGKAAFMQVLANQKKPRDNAIEDQPIAAEEFRGEKPKDLYSREEIESSIAKSRFNHSQQEGKITFADLGSNKEKLVPSQSGDSPRIQKPAPTPQPVEVLPLRPESPQSIPDIPTGKASPGSSSGSHSPHMTSDEYNNSLEKLNANLSQLQNEIQRLSLRQEQMRSVMESPRPPSERSISPQQAPPVDSKPFVLHSGSEVPPEPSGFYLSQADKEPESFVLHENPLYDMAGAEIPSPRPADIPSPRPADAQSPRPVGPVQRLPPQQGLGSITRSIDQSQVIKSPYPANQVPSKQPDNTYIIPPSQPSPIKHNIEISKNDTPQNQTKILASTPANEQPRNADSLTNQHQPPLPTVASLSNQMAEISKIEKSPESPDAPKVQKRQRNRKDSSSSTQKKRNSVYEIVGEGEEDDDYSTDEEKMVVRPLDLSGNISLDVTNDSEQKAKGFVVAAESDQADEVEKRKMQFLQNRLKKQEEERAKRASREADMEKKREQQRRKQDEIEAKKAEEKARREQIRLNYQKRKLQEQQENEPPAPVRRTKSSSKPRPKSCVVEDQTDYARPATSRYGHDKDIAEYSVQKKSFTLSAPSSDDSGWPSRGSQAPHGGLSGGGAPEKTEPEPTTSPPNQQTVPPETKKGAAGTKIPKAVKKSPPQLSPEKVAKQPPPESPKVIKVKEPNSPEPNGKKEKLPLVKGHLEEKVTGSCAASVVSLDSSGSGGGGAAVDYQGPKLYVKPTTKSNRHIITNAISHCVLAGEVNKDHKDKVLEELAKADAKHFIILFRDAQLQFRSVYSYSPDTEELWKLFGVGPRHITQKMYENLYKYNSGSKQFSKIPSKTMSVSVDGLTIGSSYWLSKKGPPKKR; from the exons GCCAAGCTTTGTGCTTCAATACGATGGTTAGTATGTAAAGCATACAGCAGCTCTACTGTACCACCAGACATCAGAACACCATTCTTCAAAGATAAAGAG GGTGAGGATCACCTTCGTCCAGCAGTCATCTACCAGCTATCATCAGGAGAGTTGTACAGTCGAGCATGTGCCAGTATCTTCCCTCCCTCAGTGCATCAATGGCAGGGACATTGGAGTGTCATACAAGGACTAGCAAGACGAGGGATTTACGTGACGGACGACAAACGGATCCCAGTGACTGAAGCCGTCCTGACTCAGACGCAAAGAATCAAATTG AATGCTCATCTAGCTGTAATGGATGCCATCATGACGGCATTCACTGGAGAAGTAGTCAATATAGAGAAGATCGTGCAAGCTGTCAG GCGTATTACGACCTTCAATGCATCCAGTGAGTTGCCCTTCGACCTCGAGAATGCCCTGATCTTCTGGGTGAATAAAGTATGTACAGCTGAGATTTACCGGATGGAAAGAGAACGACGGAGTCAGCAGGAACAGCAATCACAGGCTCAAGTACAGAAG gttCGTATGAGACGCCAACAGCTTCAACCCAAGGAGCCTCCGTGTGTTCCAACCATTAAGAATGTAACTAAAGATATATCAGATGGTCGGTGTTTATGTCTGCTGATCCATCACTACTGTCCGCATCTCTTCTCACTGGACG ATGTCGACCTTCGTGAAAGTGTCTCGTTTGCTGAATCAGTCCACAACTTGGAGCAAATAGAAGCGTTTTTGGAAAAGAATCTTCCCGATACGCACCATTTCACGTTTGAGGATCTCTTATATTCCCCAGAGGTCCTGAGAGTCAACATTCTCGCTCTCTTCTCTGAActctttcattattttgagGTCGAGAGACCTCCGCATCTAGATAACAATCAGGAACAag gACAAAAAGTTCCAGCCACCCCAGAAGGAAGGTCGAGGGTCCAGCAGTTACCTCCTCTACCAATCAGCTCAGCGACCAAGAAGAGTTTCCAAAGTGAGTCTCCGTATGCGAGGACTGAACTCCGCAGTGCTGCTAGTAACCCTGAGGTCAATCGTATCAACTCAGGAACTCCGCA GAGATCCCACTCACTGCTAATCCAGCGTGACAGAAAGCAAAGAGAAGGCGCCGTTTCTGACCAAGACGACCTTGCTAGTATAAGACGGGCGAGCTCTCTGGAGAATCTAGAAGCTAAACAGTCCATACTGGCTTGGCAAGGTCATGATGAATCCAGGGATAG ATCGCAGTCTATGAGAGACAGCAACACCAGCAGCCTCCTGGCAAATGTCAGCATTGACAGTGATCTCAACGACAGCCAAAGCTTCTCAGAACTAAACTCTCTCTCCAATCGAAATGGACGCTTACCCAAAGTGAACGATCACGACCAACAGTCCTCATCTCACTTTGAGAACGAAGACGACTTGGAGGTTGAGAGTTTGACGTCTGCGTTGTCTCGGATCTCACAGCGGAGTGAGAAGCCGGTAGCCCGTCAAGTGAATGAGGAGTTAGAACAAAGAGCATCCACGGAGGAAAATGGGCGTCTGACTGATCCAGAGTTCACAGTGACACCTCTGAGTAGTATGTCGTCGAAGGATAGTAGCGATTGGAATAGAAATGGCCAATCAGACTCGCGGCGAGGAAATGGCAACCATTCATCACTTTTGAGGAATGAAACATTCAGAACAGCTAATAATAGAGAGTTTGAGCAGTCTGTCGAGCAGGAGTTGCTAAAGAGTTCTGAGACACCCTCCAGGAGACGTTTGAAACTTGATATTCAGCCGGTTGAAATGAAACGGACTGAGAGACTCCTACCTGCTGTTGTCAAACCTCTGAAGGAGAAGTCAAACAGCATGAATAAGAAAGAAGAAAGCGGGGAGGGTCGGCGGACTGGCCGTAACCCTCGAGAGGACAACCATGGGAGGTTGCCAGATGCTAACGGAGGTGGCATGACAACCTGGTCACGGAAGCAAGGAGGTCCGGATCAGGAGTCGCCAGAGAGTCTCGATGCTACAACCCCACTGAGTGGTGAGAGTATTGCAGATTCCCTTGCTGGGGATTACgcacagcagcagcagcgtTTTGCCTGGCAGAAGCCAAGACCTGCCTTTGCACCACAGGGCAATCCCACTCCTGACACCAACTCTCAAGAGCCGCATGTCACTCAGGCTAAGCATGGGGAAGCCTTCTTCATCCACACTCACCTTCTTCAGCCTGAGCAATCCGTAGACAGTAGTTCTCTTACTAGGACTGGTACCGGTAGTAGCTTTACTGTCTCTGACAAACAGCACACAGCATCTACGGCTTTTGAAGCCGGCATTCCAGTCGTCTCTTCTTTAGCTGAGCTTCAGGGGATGGAGGATGAGGACGAAGAATCCTACAACCGCCAAGCAAGCCCCCGCCATTCCTCCGCTCACCCTAACTTGCATGCTGCACCTTCACAAAATCCTAATTCAGCTTCTCACCCTACCGAAAGGTTTTCAAGCAACCCACACCCCTATCCTCATTCTTCCCCAAGAACGCATGATCAATCCAATCCACATGTGCATGAAACCGCTTTCAAACCTAACGCTTTGCATTCAGGTGGTGACGGGCACGGCAAATCCTTTTCGGATTCCCCGAGGGTGCCTAACGCAGGTATGGTAACTTCCAATGATAACATTCCCCAACCCTCAAGCATGGAGACAGAGTCCTCTAAATTGCATGCAGACGAGACACAGAAGGAATCAGGCGATGGTGTCCCCAAACCAGTCTTAATGACCTTTGACACCAACCTGAGCCCTAACAAAGTGTCAACCTCTATCTCAGAACTAGAATTAAAATCTACCTCCTCACTTGCCAATGCTGATCAAGATAATCTCACTGAAGAAAAAGAGACTGAGAAATTAGAGCCCTCCCTCCTGTTGGACACTAATCTGACTATTGACAAATTAGAGCCTAGTGTGATTCCTAATAGCTCATTAGTTATGCATTCAAAAGCAGACTTAACTCCCTCTAATCAGCCAATCATAGTAGAGAATTCATGCATGCCATTAGATTCAGCCAATCATGAGCTTGACAACCAGGTGCTTACCACCTGGGGtgctaactcaaaacaaacTCCTTTGTGTGGCATTAACACAGGTGGTGGGAACCCTAGCCAGCATAACAATCAGTCCGGCCTTGGCGAATTCTCCCAACTCCGGGCCAAGCTGGAAGAGAAGCGACGCTTCATGGACTCTGATAAACGCAAGTTGGAGCGCCAGTGGAGTAAACAAAGGCAGCGTATTGGAAAAGCTGCCTTCATGCAGGTCCTAGCCAATCAGAAGAAGCCGAGAGACAATGCTATTGAAGATCAACCAATCGCGGCTGAGGAATTTCGTGGTGAAAAACCGAAAGACCTTTACTCGAGAGAAGAGATCGAAAGTTCAATCGCGAAATCCAGATTTAACCATTCTCAACAAGAAGGCAAAATAACCTTTGCTGATCTCGGCTCGAATAAAGAGAAACTTGTCCCAAGCCAATCGGGTGACAGCCCCCGAATTCAGAAGCCTGCTCCGACGCCCCAACCCGTTGAGGTTTTACCCCTTCGGCCTGAGTCGCCCCAGAGTATCCCAGACATTCCTACTGGTAAAGCCAGCCCGGGCTCAAGCTCGGGATCACATTCACCGCATATGACTTCAGATGAGTACAACAACTCTCTAGAGAAACTCAACGCCAATCTATCCCAATTGCAGAATGAAATCCAGAGGTTATCGTTGCGTCAGGAGCAGATGCGAAGCGTCATGGAGTCTCCTCGACCCCCAAGTGAGCGAAGTATCTCCCCACAACAAGCCCCTCCAGTAGACTCTAAGCCATTCGTTTTACACTCCGGTAGTGAAGTGCCTCCTGAACCCTCTGGCTTTTACTTATCACAAGCCGACAAAGAACCTGAATCGTTCGTCCTTCATGAGAATCCCCTCTATGATATGGCCGGAGCGGAGATCCCAAGCCCTCGTCCCGCAGACATCCCAAGCCCTCGTCCTGCAGACGCCCAAAGCCCTCGTCCCGTTGGCCCAGTACAAAGGCTACCTCCCCAACAAGGGTTAGGATCAATCACAAGATCCATCGACCAATCTCAAGTTATAAAATCTCCCTACCCGGCCAATCAAGTCCCGTCCAAACAACCAGACAACACGTACATCATACCCCCATCCCAACCATCCCCAATCAAACACAATATTGAAATCTCAAAAAATGACACCCCGCAGAATCAAACCAAGATCTTAGCATCCACTCCAGCCAATGAGCAGCCGCGAAATGCCGACTCATTGACCAATCAGCATCAACCACCCCTCCCAACTGTGGCAAGTTTATCCAATCAGATGGCGGAAATATCCAAAATTGAGAAATCCCCTGAATCACCAGACGCCCCCAAAGTACAAAAAAGGCAGAGGAATCGTAAAGATTCAAGTTCGTCGACGCAGAAGAAGCGAAACTCTGTTTATGAAATTGTCGGAGAGGGTGAAGAGGATGATGACTATAGTACAGACGAAGAGAAAATGGTTGTCCGTCCGCTAGACCTGTCTGGAAATATCTCTCTTGATGTAACGAACGATTCTGAGCAGAAGGCAAAGGGATTTGTGGTCGCTGCAGAATCA gaTCAGGCGGATGAAGTTGAGAAACGGAAGATGCAGTTTCTTCAGAATCGTCTCAAGAAGCAAGAAGAGGAGCGAGCTAAGAGGGCATCGAGAGAGGCGGACATGGAGAAGAAAAGAGAACAACAAAG GCGTAAGCAAGATGAGATAGAAGCCAAGAAGGCTGAAGAGAAAGCACGCAGGGAGCAGATCAGACTTAACTACCAGAAACGCAAACTACAGGAACAG caaGAGAATGAACCACCTGCCCCAGTGAGGCGGACGAAGTCATCGTCAAAACCACGCCCTAAATCTTGCGTTGTAGAGGATCAAACTGACTATGCTCGGCCGGCAACAAGCCGCTACGGCCATGACAAAGACATCGCTGAATACA GTGTCCAGAAGAAATCCTTCACActgagtgcgccctctagtgacGATAGTGGTTGGCCCTCGCGTGGCAGTCAAGCGCCACATGGGGGTTTAAGTGGTGGCGGAGCGCCGG AAAAAACTGAGCCTGAGCCAACCACTTCACCACCCAATCAGCAGACTGTCCCGCCCGAAACTAAAAAAGGCGCTGCTGGTACTAAAATCCCAAAAGCGGTGAAGAAATCCCCTCCTCAACTGTCTCCCGAAAAGGTTGCCAAGCAACCACCGCCCGAATCCCCTAAGGTCATTAAGGTCAAAGAGCCCAATAGCCCGGAGCCCAATGGTAAGAAGGAGAAACTGCCGCTTGTCAAAGGTCATCTGGAGGAGAAGGTCACGGGGTCGTGTGCGGCCAGTGTCGTCTCGCTGGACAGTAGTGGCTCGGGAGGCGGTGGTGCAGCCGTGGACTACCAGG GTCCCAAGTTATACGTGAAACCAACCACTAAGTCGAATCGTCATATCATCACAAATGCTATCTCTCATTGTGTGCTTGCTGGAGAGGTCAATAAGGACCATAAAGATAAAGTCTTAGAG GAGCTAGCCAAGGCTGATGCTAAACATTTCATCATCTTATTCCGTGACGCCCAGCTCCAATTCCGCTCAGTCTACAGCTACTCACCAGACACTGAAGAGCTTTGGAAACTCTTTGGTGTCGGTCCCAGACATATTACTCAAAAGATGTATGAGAATCTATACAA ATACAATTCCGGAAGTAAACAGTTCAGCAAGATTCCCTCCAAGACAATGTCTGTATCGGTCGATGGTCTAACCATCGGATCTTCCTATTGGCTGAGTAAAAAAGGACCGCCAAAGAAAAGATGA